The following proteins come from a genomic window of Lolium rigidum isolate FL_2022 chromosome 5, APGP_CSIRO_Lrig_0.1, whole genome shotgun sequence:
- the LOC124658113 gene encoding cyclin-D2-1 isoform X2 has translation MPGDDASYLLCAEDAGGAFFFADVAASTCTTATDDDWCSRAEDEESAAESFVAELIGGEADYSPRSDYPDRLRSRCIDPTARADSVAWILKVQEYYGFLPLTAYLAVNYMDRFLSLHRLPEDGWAMQLLAVTCLSLAAKMEETLVPSLLDLQIESTRYIFEPRTILRMELLVLTALNWRLRSVTPFVFIDFFVCKVDPRGKNTRYLIGRATQMILAAMHDIEFLDHCPSSMAAAAVLCATGEMPSFALVNPRLAVNWCIGLAEEGVRSCYKLMQQLVSGKRAATAAAVAVNLCSDEVLSSNSSSCTTPPPPKRRKRSPPPVT, from the exons ATGCCGGGAGACGACGCGTCCTACCTCCTCTGCGCCGAGGACGCCGGCGGTGCCTTCTTCTTTGCCGACGTTGCggccagcacctgcaccaccgccaCCGACGATGACTGGTGCTCCCGCGCCGAGGATGAGGAGTCGGCTGCGGAGTCCTTCGTCGCCGAGCTCATCGGGGGCGAGGCCGACTACTCGCCCCGGTCAGACTACCCTGACCGGCTCCGGTCAAGGTGCATCGACCCCACTGCCCGGGCGGACTCTGTTGCGTGGATTCTCAAG GTGCAAGAATACTACGGCTTCCTGCCCTTGACGGCCTACCTCGCCGTGAACTACATGGACCGGTTCCTCTCCCTCCACCGGCTGCCG GAGGATGGATGGGCAATGCAGCTGCTAGCTGTGACCTGCCTCTCCTTGGCTGCCAAGATGGAAGAGACCCTTGTGCCTTCCCTCCTAGACCTACAA ATAGAGAGCACAAGATATATCTTCGAGCCGCGTACGATCCTTCGAATGGAGCTTCTTGTTCTGACGGCACTCAATTGGAGGCTCCGGTCGGTCACACCTTTCGTGTTCATCGACTTCTTCGTTTGCAAAGTTGATCCGAGAGGGAAGAACACGCGATATCTGATCGGCCGAGCCACACAAATGATTTTAGCTGCAATGCATG ACATCGAGTTCTTAGATCACTGCCCGTCGTCAATGGCTGCTGCGGCGGTGCTATGCGCCACCGGTGAGATGCCATCCTTCGCATTGGTCAACCCTAGGCTTGCAGTCAATTGGTGCATTGGCCTAGCAGAG GAAGGGGTCAGAAGCTGCTACAAACTAATGCAGCAGCTGGTGAGTGGCAAGAGGGCAGCCACAGCAGCTGCAGTAGCAGTTAACCTATGCTCAGATGAGGTTCTGTCCTCTAATTCCTCCTCCTGCACCACCCCTCCCCCacccaagaggaggaagaggtcacctCCACCAGTCACATGA
- the LOC124658113 gene encoding cyclin-D2-1 isoform X1: MPGDDASYLLCAEDAGGAFFFADVAASTCTTATDDDWCSRAEDEESAAESFVAELIGGEADYSPRSDYPDRLRSRCIDPTARADSVAWILKVQEYYGFLPLTAYLAVNYMDRFLSLHRLPQEDGWAMQLLAVTCLSLAAKMEETLVPSLLDLQIESTRYIFEPRTILRMELLVLTALNWRLRSVTPFVFIDFFVCKVDPRGKNTRYLIGRATQMILAAMHDIEFLDHCPSSMAAAAVLCATGEMPSFALVNPRLAVNWCIGLAEEGVRSCYKLMQQLVSGKRAATAAAVAVNLCSDEVLSSNSSSCTTPPPPKRRKRSPPPVT, encoded by the exons ATGCCGGGAGACGACGCGTCCTACCTCCTCTGCGCCGAGGACGCCGGCGGTGCCTTCTTCTTTGCCGACGTTGCggccagcacctgcaccaccgccaCCGACGATGACTGGTGCTCCCGCGCCGAGGATGAGGAGTCGGCTGCGGAGTCCTTCGTCGCCGAGCTCATCGGGGGCGAGGCCGACTACTCGCCCCGGTCAGACTACCCTGACCGGCTCCGGTCAAGGTGCATCGACCCCACTGCCCGGGCGGACTCTGTTGCGTGGATTCTCAAG GTGCAAGAATACTACGGCTTCCTGCCCTTGACGGCCTACCTCGCCGTGAACTACATGGACCGGTTCCTCTCCCTCCACCGGCTGCCG CAGGAGGATGGATGGGCAATGCAGCTGCTAGCTGTGACCTGCCTCTCCTTGGCTGCCAAGATGGAAGAGACCCTTGTGCCTTCCCTCCTAGACCTACAA ATAGAGAGCACAAGATATATCTTCGAGCCGCGTACGATCCTTCGAATGGAGCTTCTTGTTCTGACGGCACTCAATTGGAGGCTCCGGTCGGTCACACCTTTCGTGTTCATCGACTTCTTCGTTTGCAAAGTTGATCCGAGAGGGAAGAACACGCGATATCTGATCGGCCGAGCCACACAAATGATTTTAGCTGCAATGCATG ACATCGAGTTCTTAGATCACTGCCCGTCGTCAATGGCTGCTGCGGCGGTGCTATGCGCCACCGGTGAGATGCCATCCTTCGCATTGGTCAACCCTAGGCTTGCAGTCAATTGGTGCATTGGCCTAGCAGAG GAAGGGGTCAGAAGCTGCTACAAACTAATGCAGCAGCTGGTGAGTGGCAAGAGGGCAGCCACAGCAGCTGCAGTAGCAGTTAACCTATGCTCAGATGAGGTTCTGTCCTCTAATTCCTCCTCCTGCACCACCCCTCCCCCacccaagaggaggaagaggtcacctCCACCAGTCACATGA